In the Gemmatimonadaceae bacterium genome, one interval contains:
- a CDS encoding ABC-2 family transporter protein — translation MNAIRLYGRYVRASLHSQMRYPASFLLTSLGAFLATGIDFIAVWALFARFRQIAGWHFGEVALFYAVIGVSFALADGLTRGFDVFGEQFVRTGDFDRVLVRPRSTVLQLLGYEVRATRIGRLAQAVVVWIIATRLTHIGWTWQVWSTLLFAVAGGMALFSGILVLQATMAFWTVESLEIANTLSYGGVEAAQYPLDIYARWFRNFLTFVVPLGCVSYFPVASVLGRADRTGLWPGLLPFSPALGFVFLGVALWTWRFGVRRYASTGS, via the coding sequence ATGAACGCCATTCGCCTCTATGGCCGCTACGTGCGTGCGTCGCTGCACTCCCAGATGCGGTATCCAGCGTCGTTCCTCCTCACGTCACTCGGTGCCTTTCTCGCCACCGGAATTGACTTCATCGCGGTCTGGGCGTTGTTCGCGCGCTTTCGCCAGATCGCGGGCTGGCACTTCGGCGAGGTGGCGCTCTTCTACGCGGTGATCGGGGTGTCCTTCGCGCTTGCCGATGGGCTGACACGTGGCTTCGACGTTTTTGGCGAGCAATTCGTCAGGACTGGTGACTTCGATCGCGTGCTCGTTCGTCCGCGATCGACCGTGCTGCAGCTCCTCGGGTACGAGGTTCGAGCGACGCGGATCGGCCGCCTCGCACAGGCGGTGGTCGTGTGGATCATCGCGACGCGCCTAACGCACATCGGCTGGACCTGGCAGGTGTGGAGCACGCTGTTGTTCGCGGTCGCGGGAGGGATGGCCCTCTTCAGCGGGATTCTCGTGCTGCAGGCCACGATGGCATTCTGGACCGTCGAGAGCCTCGAGATTGCGAACACGCTCTCCTATGGAGGCGTCGAAGCCGCCCAATACCCCCTCGACATCTATGCCCGCTGGTTTCGGAACTTCTTAACCTTCGTCGTTCCGCTCGGCTGCGTGTCCTATTTTCCGGTTGCATCCGTCCTCGGCCGCGCTGATCGAACCGGCTTGTGGCCCGGACTACTGCCGTTCTCGCCCGCGCTCGGCTTCGTCTTCCTCGGTGTCGCGCTGTGGACCTGGCGGTTCGGCGTGAGACGGTACGCGTCGACGGGCAGTTAG
- a CDS encoding ABC transporter permease has protein sequence MSILEWLPWVRERRTRELADELRAHLEMAEADRVARGESPRDAVASARREFGNLGLVQELSRDEWGAAATRAERLGQDVRFALRMLRRAPGFAALAILTIALGIGATTAIFSIVQATLIHPLPFPHAERLVRIEDDLVGIGARDVGMSTPEWHDLQRSGIFEYVSPTWFDNNNLTGLNHPQRVGLLIVAPNYFTLLGVKPQLGAGFDPADATPGFNEQTVISDGLWRGAFGGDPNILGRVVQLDSDSYRIVGVMPPGFQAPAQTREERRTEVWPAFGFAGAPLNAATVQSRSSLFPGAVARLKQGLTIEDAQQRIDVLVRSLSRQFPGEYAPRSDWRVRLVPLQDNVVGDVRQPLLFLLGAVALVLLIGCANVANLLLARATTRGREMAVRQALGAAPAQLMRQLLTESVVLSVLGGVVGVAVVLATKTSLVRLIPDMVPRLNDIAVSWGVLLFAFTASLAAGAIFGLAPVLHLRGLDVTRVLKLEGRGATSSGEQRRTRRFLVITEFALSLVLMSVAGLLVHSFWDLLRVPLGFDPRHVTVIRTRLPYPNDSTEDLYPTATAEAPFVREVIRRCRALSGVDGVALGSGAAVPLDHPQQDQTVVRVRFEGDASHGEQPLFITGSEVTPEYFSLLGMTLVRGRLLDDFDADEHPSVAVINESMARTYWPGAEALGKRVRLTRQPTSWTTIVGIVADARTESLASASAPHLYTSLYQRQGKHLAIFLRGRFETGTIAREVRDEVQTVNSALPVFGAETLSDVVSDSLAVRRFSMTLIALFAITALLLAALGIYGVISCMVSERTHEIGLRLALGAGQWDVMSMVMREGANLAIAGAALGLVGAAIVSRAMSNLLVGVSPADPVTFGAATVLLTVVALVGCYLPARRAIRVDPMVALAS, from the coding sequence ATGAGCATTCTCGAATGGTTGCCGTGGGTGCGGGAACGCCGAACCCGGGAGCTGGCCGACGAGCTCCGGGCGCACCTCGAAATGGCGGAAGCCGACCGCGTCGCGCGCGGAGAGTCGCCACGCGACGCGGTCGCCAGTGCGCGCCGCGAGTTCGGCAACCTCGGGCTGGTCCAGGAGCTCTCGCGCGACGAGTGGGGAGCCGCCGCCACGCGGGCCGAACGCCTTGGCCAGGACGTGCGGTTTGCCTTGCGCATGTTGCGGCGCGCCCCCGGTTTCGCGGCGCTGGCCATCCTCACGATCGCGCTCGGCATCGGCGCGACGACGGCCATCTTCAGCATCGTGCAGGCCACGCTCATCCATCCATTGCCATTTCCGCACGCCGAGCGACTCGTGCGCATCGAGGACGACCTGGTCGGTATTGGCGCGCGCGACGTCGGCATGTCGACGCCGGAGTGGCACGACCTGCAGCGTTCCGGAATCTTCGAGTACGTGTCGCCGACCTGGTTCGACAACAACAATCTCACCGGCCTGAATCATCCGCAGCGGGTTGGGTTGCTGATCGTTGCCCCGAACTATTTCACCTTGCTTGGCGTGAAGCCGCAGTTAGGCGCCGGGTTCGATCCAGCGGATGCCACGCCAGGATTCAATGAGCAGACCGTAATCAGCGACGGGCTCTGGAGAGGCGCATTTGGCGGTGATCCCAATATTCTGGGTCGAGTGGTCCAACTCGACTCCGACTCCTATCGAATCGTCGGCGTCATGCCGCCGGGTTTTCAGGCGCCGGCACAAACCAGAGAGGAGCGGCGAACGGAAGTGTGGCCCGCGTTCGGATTCGCCGGTGCACCGCTCAATGCGGCGACGGTCCAATCACGGAGCAGTCTCTTTCCGGGGGCGGTCGCCCGGCTCAAACAGGGCCTAACGATCGAGGACGCGCAACAGCGCATCGACGTGCTCGTTCGATCGCTCTCGCGTCAGTTTCCCGGGGAGTACGCGCCGCGAAGTGACTGGCGGGTGCGACTCGTGCCACTCCAGGACAACGTTGTCGGCGACGTTCGCCAGCCCCTGTTGTTTCTGCTCGGCGCGGTCGCCCTCGTGCTTCTGATCGGCTGCGCGAATGTCGCCAATCTGCTGCTCGCTCGAGCAACCACACGCGGCCGCGAGATGGCGGTACGCCAGGCGCTCGGTGCGGCGCCCGCGCAGCTCATGCGGCAGCTACTCACCGAAAGTGTTGTGCTGTCGGTGCTGGGTGGCGTCGTCGGCGTCGCTGTCGTCCTCGCCACGAAAACGTCGCTCGTCAGGCTCATTCCCGACATGGTACCACGGCTCAATGACATCGCGGTCAGCTGGGGCGTGTTGCTCTTCGCCTTCACCGCGTCCTTGGCCGCGGGCGCGATCTTCGGCCTCGCGCCCGTGTTGCATCTTCGGGGTCTCGACGTGACGCGCGTGCTGAAGCTCGAAGGACGCGGCGCGACGAGCTCCGGGGAACAGAGGCGCACGCGTCGCTTTCTCGTCATCACCGAGTTTGCGCTCTCACTCGTGTTGATGAGCGTGGCTGGTCTCCTCGTGCACAGCTTCTGGGACCTGCTACGAGTTCCCCTCGGCTTCGATCCACGACACGTGACCGTTATTCGAACGCGCTTGCCGTATCCAAACGATTCGACCGAGGATCTTTATCCGACGGCGACAGCCGAAGCGCCCTTCGTGCGTGAGGTGATCCGCCGTTGCCGTGCGCTGTCCGGAGTCGACGGGGTGGCGCTCGGCAGTGGCGCGGCTGTTCCGCTCGATCACCCGCAACAAGATCAGACGGTGGTGCGCGTGCGCTTCGAGGGCGACGCATCTCATGGGGAACAGCCGCTGTTCATCACGGGTTCGGAGGTAACGCCGGAGTACTTCTCGCTGCTCGGAATGACGCTTGTGCGCGGCCGGTTGCTCGATGACTTCGACGCCGATGAGCATCCGTCGGTCGCCGTGATCAACGAGAGCATGGCACGGACGTACTGGCCAGGTGCTGAAGCGTTAGGCAAGCGGGTCCGGTTGACGCGACAACCGACGTCGTGGACGACCATCGTTGGCATTGTCGCCGACGCGCGGACCGAGTCGCTCGCGAGCGCGAGCGCGCCTCATCTCTACACGAGCCTCTATCAACGGCAAGGGAAGCATCTCGCGATCTTCCTCCGCGGCCGCTTCGAGACGGGTACGATCGCTCGGGAAGTCCGCGACGAGGTGCAGACCGTGAACTCGGCGCTGCCGGTATTTGGCGCGGAGACGCTCAGCGACGTCGTGTCCGACTCCCTCGCCGTGCGACGCTTTTCGATGACATTGATCGCGCTCTTTGCGATCACGGCATTGCTCCTCGCGGCGCTCGGGATTTATGGCGTGATCTCGTGCATGGTGAGCGAACGCACCCATGAGATCGGACTGCGCCTGGCTCTGGGTGCGGGTCAGTGGGACGTCATGAGCATGGTCATGCGCGAGGGAGCGAATCTCGCGATCGCGGGAGCGGCGCTCGGACTGGTGGGGGCAGCGATCGTGTCGCGCGCGATGTCGAACTTGCTCGTCGGCGTGAGTCCGGCCGATCCCGTGACCTTCGGTGCCGCGACGGTGCTTCTCACAGTAGTTGCGCTCGTGGGGTGCTATCTGCCGGCGCGTCGCGCGATCCGCGTGGATCCGATGGTGGCACTGGCCAGCTAA
- a CDS encoding PadR family transcriptional regulator, translating to MAPKTPPTSRIELLQGTLDFIILQALRWGPCHGYGIVQLIRAQSRNVLQVETGSLYPALQRLVRQRAIAPEWGVSGNNRRVRMYRLTTKGRARLTAERSRWQQLSEAMAALMVAPEAEES from the coding sequence ATGGCACCCAAGACTCCGCCGACGTCGCGCATCGAGCTGCTTCAGGGCACGCTGGACTTCATCATCCTCCAGGCGCTTCGCTGGGGGCCGTGCCACGGCTATGGCATCGTGCAGCTCATTCGGGCACAATCGCGCAACGTGCTTCAGGTCGAAACCGGATCCCTCTATCCCGCGCTCCAGCGTCTCGTACGTCAGCGTGCGATCGCCCCGGAATGGGGCGTGTCCGGTAACAATCGACGCGTGCGCATGTACCGACTGACGACAAAAGGTCGGGCACGCCTCACGGCCGAGCGGTCGCGGTGGCAGCAATTGTCGGAAGCGATGGCGGCTCTCATGGTCGCGCCGGAAGCGGAGGAGTCATGA